From the genome of Chelmon rostratus isolate fCheRos1 chromosome 1, fCheRos1.pri, whole genome shotgun sequence, one region includes:
- the prc1b gene encoding protein regulator of cytokinesis 1b isoform X5: MRRSEVLAAESVSCLNKALCHLKDIWEEIGIPEDQRLQRTNVVKDHIKSLLDMMIKEEESLRKRLINSIQTCRTEMEKLYLELQLPVFEEENGISMLQQEKNIRTQLEALMKEKTRRMQQLKALVDQDQDLCDILCSMPYGISPDSVPSLEQLENFCQHIANQNAEKAKRYAEFMDLKRQIILYMEELDHAPETSFEKDVVCEDEDSFCLSRDNITSLKLLVCQLEERKAENEAICESHREKIQQLWNRLQVPQQEREAFNDHMVTSKKRNLEALQAEVQRLEELKLLNICNVTDAIRSEIAVFWEKCFFSTDQRQAFTPYFSVDFTEELLSLHDAEIQRLKQHYEDHKELFDGVHQWEESWSLFLELEKKATDPTRFTNRGGNLLKEEKQRSELHKSLPKLEKQLKAQIDVWEGEQGREFLVNNQRFLQYVEERWELHRIEKEKEKQERHLKKSKQTEEDMLYGTAVRTPTKRRFLGSATPNKSRKFNATSSIFSATSNSTMRSVYGGTICRSPVPRPPLSANKTPAARTPGSGKPPHPRLQGCNKENEAQLKGTPLSEGLGQH, from the exons ATGAGAAGGAG CGAGGTGCTCGCAGCCGAGTCGGTGTCGTGCCTGAATAAAGCGCTGTGCCATCTGAAGGACATTTGGGAGGAAATCGGAATCCCAGAGGACCAGAGACTACAGCGAACTAATGTTGTCAAGGACCACATCAAG AGCTTACTAGATATGATGATCAAAGAAGAGGAATCCCTGAGAAAGAGGCTCATAAACAGCATTCAAACATGCAGGACAGAAATGGAGAAACTCTACCTGGAACTTCAGCTGCCTGTGTTTGAG GAGGAGAACGGTATCAGCATGCTCCAGCAAGAGAAGAACATCCGCACTCAGCTGGAGGCTCTGATGAAGGAGAAGACTCGGCGGATGCAGCAGCTGAAGGCTCTGgtggaccaggaccaggacctgTGCGACATCCTGTGCTCCATGCCTTACGGCATCTCTCCAGACTCCGTGCCCtcactggagcagctggagaactTCTGCCAGCACATCGCTAACCAGAACGCAGAGAAG GCCAAGCGGTATGCTGAGTTCATGGACCTCAAGCGGCAGATCATCTTGTACATGGAAGAGCTGGACCACGCCCCCGAGACCAGCTTCGAGAAGGACGTCGTCTGTGAGGACGAGGACTCTTTTTGCCTCTCCAGAGACAATATTACATCACTCAAACTGCTCGTTTGTCAG ctggaggaacGCAAGGCGGAGAATGAGGCGATATGTgagagtcacagagagaagaTCCAGCAGCTGTGGAACAGACTGCAGGTGCcccagcaggagagagaggccTTCAACGACCACATGGTCACATCCAAGAAGAGGAACCTGGAAGCG CTACAAGCTGAAGTTCAGCGTCTGGAGGAGCTTAAACTGCTAAACATCTGCAACGTCACCGACGCCATCCGCTCTGAGATTGCTGTGTTTTGGGAAAAGTGCTTCTTCAGCACTGACCAGCGGCAGGCGTTCACACCATATTTTAGCG TGGATTTTACTGAAGAGCTGCTGAGTCTGCACGATGCTGAGATCCAGCGCTTGAAGCAGCATTATGAGGATCACAAGGAGCTTTTCGATGGAGTTCACCAATGGGAAGAAAGCTGGAGCCTCTTCCTGGAGCTGGAG AAAAAAGCCACAGATCCGACAAGATTCACTAACAGAGGAGGGAATCTtctgaaagaggagaaacagaggtCTGAGCTGCATAAAAGTCTGCCCAAG cttgAAAAGCAATTAAAAGCCCAGATTGATGTGTGGGAAGGTGAACAGGGTCGTGAGTTTCTTGTCAACAACCAGAGGTTTCTGCAGTATGTGGAGGAACGATGGGAGCTGCACCGaatagagaaagagaaggagaagcaaGAAAGG CATCTCAAGAAGAGCAAACAGACGGAGGAGGACATGCTGTACGGGACAGCAGTGCGGACGCCCACCAAACGCAGATTCCTCGGCAGCGCTACGCCAAATAAATCCAGAAAG TTTAACGCGACCTCCAGCATTTTTAGCGCCACCTCTAACAGCACCATGCGCTCTGTCTATGGTGGAACTATCTGTCGCTCACCTGTGCCCCGCCCACCTCTCTCAGCGAACAAG ACTCCAGCAGCACGGACGCCAGGCAGCGGGAAGCCCCCCCACCCACGGCTGCAGGGCTGTAACAAAGAGAATGAGGCTCAGCTGAAGGGGACTCCCCTGAGTG AGGGACTTGGTCAACACTGA
- the prc1b gene encoding protein regulator of cytokinesis 1b isoform X2: MRRSEVLAAESVSCLNKALCHLKDIWEEIGIPEDQRLQRTNVVKDHIKSLLDMMIKEEESLRKRLINSIQTCRTEMEKLYLELQLPVFEEENGISMLQQEKNIRTQLEALMKEKTRRMQQLKALVDQDQDLCDILCSMPYGISPDSVPSLEQLENFCQHIANQNAEKAKRYAEFMDLKRQIILYMEELDHAPETSFEKDVVCEDEDSFCLSRDNITSLKLLVCQLEERKAENEAICESHREKIQQLWNRLQVPQQEREAFNDHMVTSKKRNLEALQAEVQRLEELKLLNICNVTDAIRSEIAVFWEKCFFSTDQRQAFTPYFSVDFTEELLSLHDAEIQRLKQHYEDHKELFDGVHQWEESWSLFLELEKKATDPTRFTNRGGNLLKEEKQRSELHKSLPKLEKQLKAQIDVWEGEQGREFLVNNQRFLQYVEERWELHRIEKEKEKQERHLKKSKQTEEDMLYGTAVRTPTKRRFLGSATPNKSRKFNATSSIFSATSNSTMRSVYGGTICRSPVPRPPLSANKTPAARTPGSGKPPHPRLQGCNKENEAQLKGTPLSGALLTPASPQRNFSMASVASTYSEFVRDLSKTSNSKIQHGILNSTTTNL; encoded by the exons ATGAGAAGGAG CGAGGTGCTCGCAGCCGAGTCGGTGTCGTGCCTGAATAAAGCGCTGTGCCATCTGAAGGACATTTGGGAGGAAATCGGAATCCCAGAGGACCAGAGACTACAGCGAACTAATGTTGTCAAGGACCACATCAAG AGCTTACTAGATATGATGATCAAAGAAGAGGAATCCCTGAGAAAGAGGCTCATAAACAGCATTCAAACATGCAGGACAGAAATGGAGAAACTCTACCTGGAACTTCAGCTGCCTGTGTTTGAG GAGGAGAACGGTATCAGCATGCTCCAGCAAGAGAAGAACATCCGCACTCAGCTGGAGGCTCTGATGAAGGAGAAGACTCGGCGGATGCAGCAGCTGAAGGCTCTGgtggaccaggaccaggacctgTGCGACATCCTGTGCTCCATGCCTTACGGCATCTCTCCAGACTCCGTGCCCtcactggagcagctggagaactTCTGCCAGCACATCGCTAACCAGAACGCAGAGAAG GCCAAGCGGTATGCTGAGTTCATGGACCTCAAGCGGCAGATCATCTTGTACATGGAAGAGCTGGACCACGCCCCCGAGACCAGCTTCGAGAAGGACGTCGTCTGTGAGGACGAGGACTCTTTTTGCCTCTCCAGAGACAATATTACATCACTCAAACTGCTCGTTTGTCAG ctggaggaacGCAAGGCGGAGAATGAGGCGATATGTgagagtcacagagagaagaTCCAGCAGCTGTGGAACAGACTGCAGGTGCcccagcaggagagagaggccTTCAACGACCACATGGTCACATCCAAGAAGAGGAACCTGGAAGCG CTACAAGCTGAAGTTCAGCGTCTGGAGGAGCTTAAACTGCTAAACATCTGCAACGTCACCGACGCCATCCGCTCTGAGATTGCTGTGTTTTGGGAAAAGTGCTTCTTCAGCACTGACCAGCGGCAGGCGTTCACACCATATTTTAGCG TGGATTTTACTGAAGAGCTGCTGAGTCTGCACGATGCTGAGATCCAGCGCTTGAAGCAGCATTATGAGGATCACAAGGAGCTTTTCGATGGAGTTCACCAATGGGAAGAAAGCTGGAGCCTCTTCCTGGAGCTGGAG AAAAAAGCCACAGATCCGACAAGATTCACTAACAGAGGAGGGAATCTtctgaaagaggagaaacagaggtCTGAGCTGCATAAAAGTCTGCCCAAG cttgAAAAGCAATTAAAAGCCCAGATTGATGTGTGGGAAGGTGAACAGGGTCGTGAGTTTCTTGTCAACAACCAGAGGTTTCTGCAGTATGTGGAGGAACGATGGGAGCTGCACCGaatagagaaagagaaggagaagcaaGAAAGG CATCTCAAGAAGAGCAAACAGACGGAGGAGGACATGCTGTACGGGACAGCAGTGCGGACGCCCACCAAACGCAGATTCCTCGGCAGCGCTACGCCAAATAAATCCAGAAAG TTTAACGCGACCTCCAGCATTTTTAGCGCCACCTCTAACAGCACCATGCGCTCTGTCTATGGTGGAACTATCTGTCGCTCACCTGTGCCCCGCCCACCTCTCTCAGCGAACAAG ACTCCAGCAGCACGGACGCCAGGCAGCGGGAAGCCCCCCCACCCACGGCTGCAGGGCTGTAACAAAGAGAATGAGGCTCAGCTGAAGGGGACTCCCCTGAGTGGTGCGTTGCTGACCCCTGCTAGTCCACAGCGTAACTTCAGCATGGCCTCTGTTGCCAGCACATATTCAGAGTTTGTG
- the prc1b gene encoding protein regulator of cytokinesis 1b isoform X4, with protein sequence MRRSEVLAAESVSCLNKALCHLKDIWEEIGIPEDQRLQRTNVVKDHIKSLLDMMIKEEESLRKRLINSIQTCRTEMEKLYLELQLPVFEEENGISMLQQEKNIRTQLEALMKEKTRRMQQLKALVDQDQDLCDILCSMPYGISPDSVPSLEQLENFCQHIANQNAEKAKRYAEFMDLKRQIILYMEELDHAPETSFEKDVVCEDEDSFCLSRDNITSLKLLVCQLEERKAENEAICESHREKIQQLWNRLQVPQQEREAFNDHMVTSKKRNLEALQAEVQRLEELKLLNICNVTDAIRSEIAVFWEKCFFSTDQRQAFTPYFSVDFTEELLSLHDAEIQRLKQHYEDHKELFDGVHQWEESWSLFLELEKKATDPTRFTNRGGNLLKEEKQRSELHKSLPKLEKQLKAQIDVWEGEQGREFLVNNQRFLQYVEERWELHRIEKEKEKQERHLKKSKQTEEDMLYGTAVRTPTKRRFLGSATPNKSRKFNATSSIFSATSNSTMRSVYGGTICRSPVPRPPLSANKTPAARTPGSGKPPHPRLQGCNKENEAQLKGTPLSARPVQDL encoded by the exons ATGAGAAGGAG CGAGGTGCTCGCAGCCGAGTCGGTGTCGTGCCTGAATAAAGCGCTGTGCCATCTGAAGGACATTTGGGAGGAAATCGGAATCCCAGAGGACCAGAGACTACAGCGAACTAATGTTGTCAAGGACCACATCAAG AGCTTACTAGATATGATGATCAAAGAAGAGGAATCCCTGAGAAAGAGGCTCATAAACAGCATTCAAACATGCAGGACAGAAATGGAGAAACTCTACCTGGAACTTCAGCTGCCTGTGTTTGAG GAGGAGAACGGTATCAGCATGCTCCAGCAAGAGAAGAACATCCGCACTCAGCTGGAGGCTCTGATGAAGGAGAAGACTCGGCGGATGCAGCAGCTGAAGGCTCTGgtggaccaggaccaggacctgTGCGACATCCTGTGCTCCATGCCTTACGGCATCTCTCCAGACTCCGTGCCCtcactggagcagctggagaactTCTGCCAGCACATCGCTAACCAGAACGCAGAGAAG GCCAAGCGGTATGCTGAGTTCATGGACCTCAAGCGGCAGATCATCTTGTACATGGAAGAGCTGGACCACGCCCCCGAGACCAGCTTCGAGAAGGACGTCGTCTGTGAGGACGAGGACTCTTTTTGCCTCTCCAGAGACAATATTACATCACTCAAACTGCTCGTTTGTCAG ctggaggaacGCAAGGCGGAGAATGAGGCGATATGTgagagtcacagagagaagaTCCAGCAGCTGTGGAACAGACTGCAGGTGCcccagcaggagagagaggccTTCAACGACCACATGGTCACATCCAAGAAGAGGAACCTGGAAGCG CTACAAGCTGAAGTTCAGCGTCTGGAGGAGCTTAAACTGCTAAACATCTGCAACGTCACCGACGCCATCCGCTCTGAGATTGCTGTGTTTTGGGAAAAGTGCTTCTTCAGCACTGACCAGCGGCAGGCGTTCACACCATATTTTAGCG TGGATTTTACTGAAGAGCTGCTGAGTCTGCACGATGCTGAGATCCAGCGCTTGAAGCAGCATTATGAGGATCACAAGGAGCTTTTCGATGGAGTTCACCAATGGGAAGAAAGCTGGAGCCTCTTCCTGGAGCTGGAG AAAAAAGCCACAGATCCGACAAGATTCACTAACAGAGGAGGGAATCTtctgaaagaggagaaacagaggtCTGAGCTGCATAAAAGTCTGCCCAAG cttgAAAAGCAATTAAAAGCCCAGATTGATGTGTGGGAAGGTGAACAGGGTCGTGAGTTTCTTGTCAACAACCAGAGGTTTCTGCAGTATGTGGAGGAACGATGGGAGCTGCACCGaatagagaaagagaaggagaagcaaGAAAGG CATCTCAAGAAGAGCAAACAGACGGAGGAGGACATGCTGTACGGGACAGCAGTGCGGACGCCCACCAAACGCAGATTCCTCGGCAGCGCTACGCCAAATAAATCCAGAAAG TTTAACGCGACCTCCAGCATTTTTAGCGCCACCTCTAACAGCACCATGCGCTCTGTCTATGGTGGAACTATCTGTCGCTCACCTGTGCCCCGCCCACCTCTCTCAGCGAACAAG ACTCCAGCAGCACGGACGCCAGGCAGCGGGAAGCCCCCCCACCCACGGCTGCAGGGCTGTAACAAAGAGAATGAGGCTCAGCTGAAGGGGACTCCCCTGAGTG
- the prc1b gene encoding protein regulator of cytokinesis 1b isoform X3: protein MRRSEVLAAESVSCLNKALCHLKDIWEEIGIPEDQRLQRTNVVKDHIKSLLDMMIKEEESLRKRLINSIQTCRTEMEKLYLELQLPVFEEENGISMLQQEKNIRTQLEALMKEKTRRMQQLKALVDQDQDLCDILCSMPYGISPDSVPSLEQLENFCQHIANQNAEKAKRYAEFMDLKRQIILYMEELDHAPETSFEKDVVCEDEDSFCLSRDNITSLKLLVCQLEERKAENEAICESHREKIQQLWNRLQVPQQEREAFNDHMVTSKKRNLEALQAEVQRLEELKLLNICNVTDAIRSEIAVFWEKCFFSTDQRQAFTPYFSVDFTEELLSLHDAEIQRLKQHYEDHKELFDGVHQWEESWSLFLELEKKATDPTRFTNRGGNLLKEEKQRSELHKSLPKLEKQLKAQIDVWEGEQGREFLVNNQRFLQYVEERWELHRIEKEKEKQERHLKKSKQTEEDMLYGTAVRTPTKRRFLGSATPNKSRKTPAARTPGSGKPPHPRLQGCNKENEAQLKGTPLSGALLTPASPQRNFSMASVASTYSEFVRDLVNTESVQSSETCPRPLTPRSSTAS from the exons ATGAGAAGGAG CGAGGTGCTCGCAGCCGAGTCGGTGTCGTGCCTGAATAAAGCGCTGTGCCATCTGAAGGACATTTGGGAGGAAATCGGAATCCCAGAGGACCAGAGACTACAGCGAACTAATGTTGTCAAGGACCACATCAAG AGCTTACTAGATATGATGATCAAAGAAGAGGAATCCCTGAGAAAGAGGCTCATAAACAGCATTCAAACATGCAGGACAGAAATGGAGAAACTCTACCTGGAACTTCAGCTGCCTGTGTTTGAG GAGGAGAACGGTATCAGCATGCTCCAGCAAGAGAAGAACATCCGCACTCAGCTGGAGGCTCTGATGAAGGAGAAGACTCGGCGGATGCAGCAGCTGAAGGCTCTGgtggaccaggaccaggacctgTGCGACATCCTGTGCTCCATGCCTTACGGCATCTCTCCAGACTCCGTGCCCtcactggagcagctggagaactTCTGCCAGCACATCGCTAACCAGAACGCAGAGAAG GCCAAGCGGTATGCTGAGTTCATGGACCTCAAGCGGCAGATCATCTTGTACATGGAAGAGCTGGACCACGCCCCCGAGACCAGCTTCGAGAAGGACGTCGTCTGTGAGGACGAGGACTCTTTTTGCCTCTCCAGAGACAATATTACATCACTCAAACTGCTCGTTTGTCAG ctggaggaacGCAAGGCGGAGAATGAGGCGATATGTgagagtcacagagagaagaTCCAGCAGCTGTGGAACAGACTGCAGGTGCcccagcaggagagagaggccTTCAACGACCACATGGTCACATCCAAGAAGAGGAACCTGGAAGCG CTACAAGCTGAAGTTCAGCGTCTGGAGGAGCTTAAACTGCTAAACATCTGCAACGTCACCGACGCCATCCGCTCTGAGATTGCTGTGTTTTGGGAAAAGTGCTTCTTCAGCACTGACCAGCGGCAGGCGTTCACACCATATTTTAGCG TGGATTTTACTGAAGAGCTGCTGAGTCTGCACGATGCTGAGATCCAGCGCTTGAAGCAGCATTATGAGGATCACAAGGAGCTTTTCGATGGAGTTCACCAATGGGAAGAAAGCTGGAGCCTCTTCCTGGAGCTGGAG AAAAAAGCCACAGATCCGACAAGATTCACTAACAGAGGAGGGAATCTtctgaaagaggagaaacagaggtCTGAGCTGCATAAAAGTCTGCCCAAG cttgAAAAGCAATTAAAAGCCCAGATTGATGTGTGGGAAGGTGAACAGGGTCGTGAGTTTCTTGTCAACAACCAGAGGTTTCTGCAGTATGTGGAGGAACGATGGGAGCTGCACCGaatagagaaagagaaggagaagcaaGAAAGG CATCTCAAGAAGAGCAAACAGACGGAGGAGGACATGCTGTACGGGACAGCAGTGCGGACGCCCACCAAACGCAGATTCCTCGGCAGCGCTACGCCAAATAAATCCAGAAAG ACTCCAGCAGCACGGACGCCAGGCAGCGGGAAGCCCCCCCACCCACGGCTGCAGGGCTGTAACAAAGAGAATGAGGCTCAGCTGAAGGGGACTCCCCTGAGTGGTGCGTTGCTGACCCCTGCTAGTCCACAGCGTAACTTCAGCATGGCCTCTGTTGCCAGCACATATTCAGAGTTTGTG AGGGACTTGGTCAACACTGAATCTGTTCAGTCAAG
- the prc1b gene encoding protein regulator of cytokinesis 1b isoform X1: protein MRRSEVLAAESVSCLNKALCHLKDIWEEIGIPEDQRLQRTNVVKDHIKSLLDMMIKEEESLRKRLINSIQTCRTEMEKLYLELQLPVFEEENGISMLQQEKNIRTQLEALMKEKTRRMQQLKALVDQDQDLCDILCSMPYGISPDSVPSLEQLENFCQHIANQNAEKAKRYAEFMDLKRQIILYMEELDHAPETSFEKDVVCEDEDSFCLSRDNITSLKLLVCQLEERKAENEAICESHREKIQQLWNRLQVPQQEREAFNDHMVTSKKRNLEALQAEVQRLEELKLLNICNVTDAIRSEIAVFWEKCFFSTDQRQAFTPYFSVDFTEELLSLHDAEIQRLKQHYEDHKELFDGVHQWEESWSLFLELEKKATDPTRFTNRGGNLLKEEKQRSELHKSLPKLEKQLKAQIDVWEGEQGREFLVNNQRFLQYVEERWELHRIEKEKEKQERHLKKSKQTEEDMLYGTAVRTPTKRRFLGSATPNKSRKFNATSSIFSATSNSTMRSVYGGTICRSPVPRPPLSANKTPAARTPGSGKPPHPRLQGCNKENEAQLKGTPLSGALLTPASPQRNFSMASVASTYSEFVRDLVNTESVQSSETCPRPLTPRSSTAS, encoded by the exons ATGAGAAGGAG CGAGGTGCTCGCAGCCGAGTCGGTGTCGTGCCTGAATAAAGCGCTGTGCCATCTGAAGGACATTTGGGAGGAAATCGGAATCCCAGAGGACCAGAGACTACAGCGAACTAATGTTGTCAAGGACCACATCAAG AGCTTACTAGATATGATGATCAAAGAAGAGGAATCCCTGAGAAAGAGGCTCATAAACAGCATTCAAACATGCAGGACAGAAATGGAGAAACTCTACCTGGAACTTCAGCTGCCTGTGTTTGAG GAGGAGAACGGTATCAGCATGCTCCAGCAAGAGAAGAACATCCGCACTCAGCTGGAGGCTCTGATGAAGGAGAAGACTCGGCGGATGCAGCAGCTGAAGGCTCTGgtggaccaggaccaggacctgTGCGACATCCTGTGCTCCATGCCTTACGGCATCTCTCCAGACTCCGTGCCCtcactggagcagctggagaactTCTGCCAGCACATCGCTAACCAGAACGCAGAGAAG GCCAAGCGGTATGCTGAGTTCATGGACCTCAAGCGGCAGATCATCTTGTACATGGAAGAGCTGGACCACGCCCCCGAGACCAGCTTCGAGAAGGACGTCGTCTGTGAGGACGAGGACTCTTTTTGCCTCTCCAGAGACAATATTACATCACTCAAACTGCTCGTTTGTCAG ctggaggaacGCAAGGCGGAGAATGAGGCGATATGTgagagtcacagagagaagaTCCAGCAGCTGTGGAACAGACTGCAGGTGCcccagcaggagagagaggccTTCAACGACCACATGGTCACATCCAAGAAGAGGAACCTGGAAGCG CTACAAGCTGAAGTTCAGCGTCTGGAGGAGCTTAAACTGCTAAACATCTGCAACGTCACCGACGCCATCCGCTCTGAGATTGCTGTGTTTTGGGAAAAGTGCTTCTTCAGCACTGACCAGCGGCAGGCGTTCACACCATATTTTAGCG TGGATTTTACTGAAGAGCTGCTGAGTCTGCACGATGCTGAGATCCAGCGCTTGAAGCAGCATTATGAGGATCACAAGGAGCTTTTCGATGGAGTTCACCAATGGGAAGAAAGCTGGAGCCTCTTCCTGGAGCTGGAG AAAAAAGCCACAGATCCGACAAGATTCACTAACAGAGGAGGGAATCTtctgaaagaggagaaacagaggtCTGAGCTGCATAAAAGTCTGCCCAAG cttgAAAAGCAATTAAAAGCCCAGATTGATGTGTGGGAAGGTGAACAGGGTCGTGAGTTTCTTGTCAACAACCAGAGGTTTCTGCAGTATGTGGAGGAACGATGGGAGCTGCACCGaatagagaaagagaaggagaagcaaGAAAGG CATCTCAAGAAGAGCAAACAGACGGAGGAGGACATGCTGTACGGGACAGCAGTGCGGACGCCCACCAAACGCAGATTCCTCGGCAGCGCTACGCCAAATAAATCCAGAAAG TTTAACGCGACCTCCAGCATTTTTAGCGCCACCTCTAACAGCACCATGCGCTCTGTCTATGGTGGAACTATCTGTCGCTCACCTGTGCCCCGCCCACCTCTCTCAGCGAACAAG ACTCCAGCAGCACGGACGCCAGGCAGCGGGAAGCCCCCCCACCCACGGCTGCAGGGCTGTAACAAAGAGAATGAGGCTCAGCTGAAGGGGACTCCCCTGAGTGGTGCGTTGCTGACCCCTGCTAGTCCACAGCGTAACTTCAGCATGGCCTCTGTTGCCAGCACATATTCAGAGTTTGTG AGGGACTTGGTCAACACTGAATCTGTTCAGTCAAG